CAGTCATGACCTGATGGGTCTCCTCCCTGCGAGTATCTGTTGAATAGACAATAAAAAGTGAAACAAAAATCTGAATATTTGATTCTGTATGCAAGAAAAACTGGAGGGGCAGAAAGTGCAGGGGAAAAAATCAGTGCACTCCCACAAAAAAAGAGAGCCAATTTTTCTGCAGTTCTACGAAGGGGAAAAAACTAGCTTTTAGTTTTATGGCAATAATTCATAAGCATATTGTATTGGACATCAAGTTCTTCAAAATTTGTTATTCAATTAATGCTACAATTAGTCAAGGACAAAAATCTAGAACATGAAAATGTCTCCACTGTAATTTGAAAACCAGGGAATTCTTCAGAAGTCAATAGCATCACAAAATAATAAGCACTTCAAGATATAAGGAAATGCATGAAAGTGCATTACCATAATTGGATCCTTGTAGGATGGAACCCTGGATCATGCGTATGTTGACTATACTCATGGTTTCAATTTATTAAGCAGGCCAGCCATGAACAAGAGTTGTGATTTGGCAAAACTAACATTACCATTTCCTAGCATAATGTACATTTCAAAGATACCTTGCCAAAATTCACAAACAAAATCTAGCCCTCAATTTACATCATGCTTGCGTGCAGGATGAAAAGTTTTAGGTTGCTATGAAGTCCTCTTAACATGATCAGCAGGGGATTGACATTCAGACTAGAGATAAGAGTCTGAATTCTCTTCTTTCACTTTCCCCAACATCTTGAAAAATACTCACTCATTTGTTTGTGTTCGGTTGAATAGGGCAGTGCTGTCAAGTTCTAACTAAACAAGTCATCTTTAGGCAGACATGGAATCCATAGCATTGTAAACAAGCATGAACTCTTAAAAAGTGCAGACCATGAATTACCAACCAAAAGTACaaggtaaggaaaaaaaaaggcatggaAGAGAAGGTTAGAAAGTTAACTCACATAGGATCAGTGTTTCCAATCTGGGCAGAACTCCGATTAAAAAGAGACCAGCAAGTAGACCCAGCGACACCAGCCTCATCCCCAATCCACCTTGTATCAGGACCTGCATCAGAAAAGATGATAGCCCCAGGCTGATGTTGATGAATGAGACTAAACCAACTATCGAAAAAATACTCCATgtccttctctccctctcctttcGCACCATCCAACCATACCTCCTTTATCTCTCCATacctgcaaaaacaaaacacaacacGAATAGTTCTTAATTACCACAAAACATAAATCTAATCAAAGACAGATGTTATTTCCCAGATAACACAACTGTTCAGGTTGAACTAACAACAAGAATTAGATACAACAAAATGCAATGATTAAAACCAACATCTCAAATACCAAATGAAATACAGATTacaaaataacctaataaaagaAGTCAAGGAAAAAACCCAATtgatcaaagacaagaaagaaaatcaccTTGTCAACAACTCAGTCATTTGGCCTAAATAGAACTCATTATACTCCAAAGTCTTTCCATAACACCCCTCATGCCTATCCCATGGTGAAAGATAAAGACCCAAATCAACACCAGCCTCTTTAGCAGCCAAAGAAAGCTCCTTTACAACATCCCCACTTCCATTTCTCCAAGAAGTTGACTTCACAGAGTAGTCTGTGTACTCACTAGGCCATAAACAGAACCCATCATGATGCTTTGCAGTGAGGATCACACGGTTAAAGCCAGAGTCTTTAGCAACCTGGACCCACTGGGTGGTATTGAGACGGGTCGGGTTGAACACAGAAGGGTCAACCTGGCCAGTACCCCACTCTGAGTCTGTAAAGGTATTGGTTCCAAAGTGAAAGAAGAGTGCCATTGATGAGAGTTGCCATTGGAATTGAGAAGCTGTTGGGATGGGTAAAATGGGAAGTGGGGGTGGCTTTTGGAGGGCACAGTGGGAAATGGGAAATATCAAAGAGAATGAGAGACATAAGAGGATCAGATTCATTGTTCTGGGCTCTGGAGTTTGGTGGTTCTCCTCATAATGGAAGACAACAGGAAGTATTAAGAGGTCAAAAGACTTGGCTTTTAAAGTGAGACATTTGTGAAGTGATGTTTTAGAACACTGATCACGCAAAGTGGAGGTTGTTACTTCCTTATCTTTAGAACCCGTTTGTTtactggaaaatagttttttttgaaaagtaaatttcagagaaagtgaatttcgagaaagtgaattccagaaaagtattttctgatatttggtagtataatgaaaaataaattggaaaacactttccagtgtttggttatgtcatggaaaatgagctggaaaataacttattaatgttttatttttctcaagtttattaaaataatgagaaacaaatcttacaaattaaaaagttgaatgagaatgaaattgaaaaaaaatataatttcataaattatctcaaataaaataaataataatcaaaataatagagatcaaatctaaaaaattaaaaaaaaatgaaaggtgaataaattaaaataataataattaacatttcataaattatttcaaataaaataagtaacaatcaaaagaataaggaccaaatttaatagataaaaaatttcaataaaaaatgataaggaaaaagcaaatagcaattataaaaataaaaaccaaaattaatataaaaattaaattttaagagatgaaattgaaaaataaatatacaaaacaaattatatatagcaatcaaaagtttgaggatcaaatttgaaataatcagcaaataatgacatttctaaatttttcacaacttccggaaagtgttttccgcccaaattttccaggaaaacactttcctgaaaaccaagccaaattttcctttgactggaaagtgttttccgttgaccaacttttctaatgacaaacaaacacaggaaagtttggaaagtggtttccaggaaaccactttccggaaaacaaacacagtcaaaagggaaaacactttcctggaaactaaaccaaatttttctttgactggaaagtgttttccgttgaccgaaaagtgtttccgttgactggaaagtgttttccgttgaccagaaagtgttttccgttgaccaacttttctaatggcaaacaaacacaggaaagtttggaaagtggtttcccggaaagtgaattccgggaaacaaacatggccttaatCATGCTTTGGCCAAACGCCTAATATATTAAACtagattttctgtttttttatctgttcgTGCTATGTTGTAGAGCTGGTTGAATTTTTTCTAgcatgaaaaaacatttaaacagtGATAATTTGAGTGGATTTTGATTAACTTGGAGATTATTACTTCCTTATCTTTAACCATGCTTTGGCCAAACGCCTAATATATTAtactagattatttttttcttgcgtGCGACATTACAGgacaagttaaattttttcaaacattaaaaaacatttaaatagtGATAACTGAATGAATTTAGGTTAAATTGATTAACTCACTGTCTGGAATGACtccagagaaaataaaatagaaaatttaaagCTTAATAATCTAATGCtcgtaatgaaattaaaaactttgaaaagaaaagatcgAAGTTAAATCGAACTAATCTTTAAAACTAACAATTCtggtcatgagactaagatgaACATACAGAAGAtccaaaaaaatcttcaacgaaaTTCTTAAccattaaaagattaaaaagaaaataaatagtaattaaaataatgataactaaatctgatataaaaactaataaaaaaataatcagaaacttaatcgaaaaataaaataaaaaaagagcaattaaaagaatgagaaccaaaattaaataaaaaaacaaatgaaataaaatatcgagggacaaaattgaaagataaaacaaattaagaaaagaataaaaaatgagcaaataaaaaaataagaactaaatcaggaaaaaaaagaattgaaataaaatattaagggggaaaattgaaagaaaaaaatcaagaaaaagtaaaaaaaaaaaaccaacaattaagaaaatgagtgccatatttaatataaaaacaaaataaaatcaaatttaactagaaaaagaatccaaaaaagaattcaaaataaagaaagactaataaaaaaaggatcctaattgaattttttctccataattttttttatcaaaataataccatttttactttttagctaaataaaaaatcgaATGATTAGCTAGGGAAAAATCATGTCAACacccgttgatttttttccatttttttatcaaaataatgttatttttactttttgcataataaaaaatttgattgacTCTGATAGCCCTAGTTATTCGACTCAACCCTTGACCCAGGACATGATGGGGTCGACTCCCAGGTTTtaaaagcataataaaaaaataagtatcaaatatgatatgaaaattcagtaaaattaaatagtatgggatggaattacaaaaaaaaaagaaattaatcaaaaagagaactcaaaataaaaggaattgcaattataagaatgaagatcaaattcaacaaaaaaaaaagatttaagatcaaatgattagggattaaatcgagaaataaaatccaataaaaaatattaaaagcaaaataattaggaatcaaaatgaggatcaaatttgataaaaaaaaaacataaaaaatcaattttcaagggataaaattgaaaaataaataaattaaattcgaTACAATTAAATGATTGATGACCACTTTGCAACTTTGCAAGGCCAGTACACCTTTTAAggtgaaggagagagaaaagatgggGGAGGAGAAAAATTGTCACTAGAGCTCTTTCGTGCCATGGAGGCCAACGCACATCGGCTCATTGTATAGAGGGTGGCGTGATGCTTCGGTTGCCATTGTGGAAGGCTATCAACAATCATTGAGGGGTGCCGCACGCTCCACCCAAAAGGCAAGGGCGCCTCCTACTTACTGGCATATGCCaccttttttattatagaaagaTCAGAACATTCGTGACCCCCATGGGGTAATTCCAAGAAAAACAaggttaaaaaacctaaaatgccCCTTAAtcttaggtaaaaaaaaaaaagttgacccCAAAGGTTATATGGTAATTACActgtataaaaatatgaaaacgcCCTCAGACAttagctgtgtttttttttcaatggcatGAGAGTAATTACATTAtgcaataaatatattaaaatatgattttaccCCTAAGTGAATGTTCATTTAAGGGCTTATCAGttgttttactgtggattgcactatgcacaatccacaataaaacacaggtgagttttagttttatttgtaattaccTAAAAACTAAATTGCATGGGATGGTTACTATAAGAGTTGGCATTGTTTACCTACACACAAAACTATGGATAGCActgtgtatttttttcataattcattttagtcctcaaagttttattttatatgatttcatCATAATTGAAGaccaattgcttttaatttcttagttaATGGTGAAACTAAAAGAAGAGGGATCAGAATGAAAAAAGGCATCAAACATGAATGGCATGCCAGAAGTTTCGGGAAAGATATACTTTGGTgctcaaactttaaaaataacgcatattatataatttcggtagctcaatattttttcaattcaattttgatataaaagttCATTTCTGTTATTTTTAGTCCCTagttgagagaagagagagggggGTCACAGGATTCCACcggtagagaaagaaaaatatcgTTGTTAACATCGATTTAGGCCACCAAAACGGTCGATGTTTGTGTCAAATGGGTTCATTTGATTATGGGAGtttatattatgtgttttttcacttttaaagtTTATGTTATATATGAGCTCatgtagattttttatttcaagttgatttcaatttttgggacgggtttttgggttttttaggcCATGGATAGGTGTATCATGGTTCCTAAGGTGCTTTGGgtaaaacataatttgaaaaatgagttttcgggTCTAAAAAACTTTAAGCCCCGATTTTTTAGTCATTGTGGTGGCCGGAATCTAGACAAATTCAGACGACGCATCGTTtgagtttcttttaaaaacGAATCAAGGCggacaacatgtcatccactCCAGATGCAGCAAAAAAAGAGAGCCCAGAACACTGCCTTGCAAAGGCCCTAACAAAATGGGGCCAATTGGGTTAGCCTAGCTCAATTTACTAGGCCCAATAATGTctgacattttcttttatttttgtaattttttttattaaagcttctttttatttgttttttttatttttaattatacgTAGATTAatacccctttttttttgtttagaaaaattcttttaaattatgattattttttttgttatgcatttaattttttaagaggttTTTCTCATTcatccataattattttttttatcttttgtatagatgaattttatttttgaaaataatttttttatttattttcaaataatatttataatatgtgtagccttgcataatattttttccatttattttattcaattaatttaatgtgcgtgtctatttctattattgtttgattgaataaaagaattattttaacaaaaaaaatttagaaaacacAACCGGATAAATGTATCATCttacaagattaaatattttgatctatacccatctcttgatttttccagttttatttttagttatcgtttgtgattttttatttatttattaacacacataattcttaatttttttaattgcatttatgcataaactttttaatttttcacttggaagttttttaactacaaaaatatgtcaaaaaagcctttgtataaaatgttttgttgaaaaaatctAACCGGCGGTGAAACACGAGTCAAGTGTCTAATTATAAGCTAAAGGTTGTTATGTACACAAAAATATGTCAAAAAAGCCTTtgtataaaatgttttgttgaaaaaatctAACCGGCGGTGAAACACGAGTCAAGTGTCTAATTATAAGCTAAAGGTTGTTATGTACAGCAAGGTGTATTCAagttatttgttaaattaaatgGACTGCTATgaatcagatcaaaagttaatttttttatatatattgttaactTGTTTTTAGATGTGTGCTTTAATGACTGAAGGATTAACGATTGCTTGAGATAACTGCTTAAAGAACTAGCAATATGGATTGTTGCTTAAAAAATCTGATGGCTTTGGAGATCGACGTTGCTGAGAGAGAATTGAGGGGAAAGTCCATAGT
This region of Populus trichocarpa isolate Nisqually-1 chromosome 9, P.trichocarpa_v4.1, whole genome shotgun sequence genomic DNA includes:
- the LOC7491167 gene encoding alpha-L-fucosidase 1, with the protein product MNLILLCLSFSLIFPISHCALQKPPPLPILPIPTASQFQWQLSSMALFFHFGTNTFTDSEWGTGQVDPSVFNPTRLNTTQWVQVAKDSGFNRVILTAKHHDGFCLWPSEYTDYSVKSTSWRNGSGDVVKELSLAAKEAGVDLGLYLSPWDRHEGCYGKTLEYNEFYLGQMTELLTRYGEIKEVWLDGAKGEGEKDMEYFFDSWFSLIHQHQPGAIIFSDAGPDTRWIGDEAGVAGSTCWSLFNRSSAQIGNTDPIYSQGGDPSGHDWVPAECDVSIRPGWFWHASEVPKSAIKLLDIYYKSVGRNCLLLLNVPPNSSGLISDEDIQVLKEFSELRRSIFSDNLAGNAILNASSTRGSIGDSRFDPYNIFKEGIYTYWAPEENVSDWALHLNLQESVSFNVLQVQEPIHMGQRIMAFHLEVLNEDGDWRMVINGTTVGYQRLLHFPNVESQHLKFVIDKSRADPLISYLGIYMDQFSIVNSAFHRSSPTNNYSSQVLRQAIHNHSTTASI